One stretch of Miscanthus floridulus cultivar M001 chromosome 18, ASM1932011v1, whole genome shotgun sequence DNA includes these proteins:
- the LOC136522698 gene encoding UDP-glycosyltransferase 73C5-like — MGSQGQAATNGRGDADDTGGRRTQAAHFVFVPLMAQGHLIPAVDTALLLSTHGTVCTIVGTPATSARVRPSIESARQSGLPVRLVEFQLDYAEAGLPEGADNMDNVPVEYAQNYFEAVALLGAPIESYLRAHAPYPTCVVADFCHPWTTVLAANLGVPRLSFFSMCAFCLLCQHNVERFNAYDGVADDNEPVVVPGLEKRIVVTRAQAPGFFRGVPIPWWEEFADYVERARAEADGVIMNTFEEMEPEYVAGYAAARGMRVWTVGPVSLYHHQRAATLAARGNTTDIDADECLRWLDGKEPDSVVYVSFGSIAQADAKQAVELGLGLEASGHPFIWVIRNAGEYDGAVRAFLDELEARVAGRGLLIRGWAPQVLILSHAAVGGFVTHCGWNSTMEAITAGLPVVTWPHFTDQFLNQKMAVEVLGIGVSVGITEPLLYQVVEKEIVVGRNVVEEAVRSVMGGGEEAKGRRRRARALAVKARAAMKEGEINCGGSSHRNLLDLVGRFEGVMAETTKGA; from the exons ATGGGTAGCCAAGGACAAGCGGCAACCAACGGCCGGGGAGACGCAGACGACACCGGCGGAAGACGAACCCAGGCGGCGCACTTCGTGTTCGTCCCGCTGATGGCTCAGGGCCACCTGATCCCGGCCGTCGACACCGCGCTGCTGCTCTCCACGCACGGCACGGTCTGCACCATCGTCGGGACCCCGGCCACGTCTGCGCGGGTACGCCCGAGCATCGAGTCCGCCCGGCAGTCGGGCCTGCCGGTCCGGCTCGTCGAGTTCCAGCTCGACTACGCCGAGGCCGGCCTGCCCGAAGGCGCCGACAACATGGACAACGTCCCGGTAGAGTACGCGCAGAACTACTTCGAGGCCGTCGCGCTCCTCGGCGCGCCGATCGAGAGCTACCTCCGCGCGCACGCGCCGTACCCGACGTGTGTCGTGGCGGACTTCTGCCACCCGTGGACCACGGTGCTCGCGGCCAACCTCGGGGTCCCGCGCCTCAGCTTCTTCAGCATGTGCGCCTTCTGCCTGCTGTGCCAGCACAATGTCGAGCGGTTCAACGCGTACGACGGTGTCGCCGATGACAACGAGCCGGTCGTCGTGCCGGGCCTGGAGAAAAGGATCGTGGTGACGAGGGCGCAGGCCCCGGGCTTCTTCCGGGGGGTCCCAATCCCGTGGTGGGAGGAGTTCGCGGACTACGTCGAGCGCGCGCGGGCCGAGGCCGACGGCGTCATCATGAACACCTTCGAGGAGATGGAGCCGGAATACGTCGCCGGCTACGCGGCGGCCCGGGGGATGAGAGTCTGGACCGTCGGGCCGGTGTCGCTCTACCACCACCAGCGCGCCGCAACACTGGCGGCGAGAGGGAACACTACCGACATCGACGCCGACGAGTGCCTCCGGTGGCTGGACGGCAAGGAGCCCGACTCCGTCGTGTACGTCAGCTTCGGGAGCATCGCGCAGGCGGACGCAAAGCAGGCCGTGGAGCTCGGCCTCGGGCTGGAAGCGTCGGGGCACCCGTTCATCTGGGTGATCAGGAACGCCGGCGAGTACGACGGAGCCGTGCGCGCCTTCCTGGACGAGCTCGAGGCGCGCGTCGCGGGGCGCGGCCTGCTCATCAGGGGGTGGGCGCCGCAGGTGCTGATCCTATCCCATGCCGCGGTGGGCGGGTTCGTGACGCACTGCGGGTGGAACTCCACGATGGAGGCCATCACCGCGGGGCTGCCGGTGGTGACATGGCCTCACTTCACGGACCAGTTCCTGAACCAGAAGATGGCCGTGGAGGTGCTGGGCATCGGCGTCAGCGTCGGCATCACGGAGCCGCTGTTGTACCAGGTGGTGGAGAAGGAGATCGTGGTCGGCCGGAACGTGGTGGAGGAGGCCGTGAGGAGCGTgatgggcggcggggaggaggcaaaggggaggaggcggcgggcCCGCGCGCTGGCTGTCAAGGCCAGAGCGGCCATGAAGGAGGGGGAAATAAATTGT GGTGGGTCGTCGCACCGCAACCTGCTGGATTTGGTTGGGCGCTTCGAGGGtgtc